A single Pan troglodytes isolate AG18354 chromosome 19, NHGRI_mPanTro3-v2.0_pri, whole genome shotgun sequence DNA region contains:
- the RAI1 gene encoding retinoic acid-induced protein 1 isoform X2 — MQSFRERCGFHGKQQNYQQTSQETSRLENYRQPSQAGLSCDRQRLLAKDYYNPQPYPSYEGGAGTPSGTAAAVAADKYHRGSKALPTQQALQGRPAFPGYGVQDSSPYPGRYAGEESLQAWGAPQPPPPQPQPLPAGVAKYDENLMKKTAVPPSRQYAEQGAQVPFRTHSLHVQQPPPPQQPLAYPKLQRQKLQNDIASPLPFPQGTHFPQHSQSFPTSSTYSSSVQGGGQGAHSYKSCTAPTAQPHDRPLTASSSLAPGQRVQNLHAYQSGRLSYDQQQQQQQQQALQSRHHAQETLHYQNLAKYQHYGQQGQGYCQPDAAVRTPEQYYQTFSPSSSHSPARSVGRSPSYSSTPSPLMPNLENFPYSQQPLSTGAFPAGITDHSHFMPLLNPSPTDATSSVDTQAGNCKPLQKDKLPENLLSDLSLQSLTALTSQVENISNTVQQLLLSKAAVPQKKGVKNLVSRTPEQHKSQHCSPEGSGYSAEPAGTPLSEPLSSTPQSTHAEPQEADYLSGSEDPLERSFLYCNQARGSPARVNSNSKAKPESVSTCSVTSPDDMSTKSDDSFQSLHSSLPLDSFSKFVAGERDCPRLLLSALAQEDLASEILGLQEAIGEKADKAWAEAPSLVKDSSKPPFSLENHSACLDSVAKSAWPRPGEPEALPDSLQLDKGGNAKDFSPGLFEDPSVAFATPDPKKTTGPLSFGTKPTLGVPAPDPTTAAFDCFPDTTAASSADSANPFAWPEENLGDACPRWGLHPGELTKGLEQGGKASDGISKGDTHEASACLGFQEEDPPGEKVASLPGDFKQEEVGGVKEEAGGLLQCPEVAKADRWLEDSRHCCSTADFGDLPLLPPTSRKEDLEAEEEYSSLCELLGSPEQRPGMQDPLSPKAPLICTKEEVEEVLDSKAGWGSPCHLSGESVILLGPTVGTESKVQSWFESSLSHMKPGEEGPDGERAPGDSTTSDASLAQKPNKPAVPEAPIAKKEPVPRGKSLRSRRVHRGLPEAEDSPCRAPVLPKDLLLPESCTGPPQGQMEGAGAPGRGSSEGLPRMCTRSLTALSEPRTPGPPGLTTTPAPPDKLGGKQRAAFKSGKRVGKPSPKAASSPSNPAALPVASDSSPMGSKTKETDSPSTPGKDQRSMILRSRTKTQEIFHSKRRRPSEGRLPNCRATKKLLDNSHLPATFKVSSSPQKEGRVSQRARVPKPGAGSKLSDRPLHALKRKSAFMAPVPTKKRNLVLRSRSSSSSNASGNGGDGKEERPEGSPTLFKRMSSPKKAKPTKGNGEPATKLPPPETPDACLKLASRAAFQGAMKTKVLPPRKGRGLKLEAIVQKITSPSLKKFACKAPGASPGNPLSPSLSDKDRGLKGAGGSPVGVEEGLVNVGTGQKLPTSGADPLCRNPTNRSLKGKLMNSKKLSSTDCFKTEAFTSPEALQPGGTALAPKKRSRKGRAGALGLSKGPLEKRPYLGPALLLTPRDRASGTQGASEDNSGGGGKKPKMEELGLASQPPEGRPCQPQTRAQKQPGHTNYSSYSKRKRLTRGRAKNTTSSPCKGRAKRRRQQQVLPLDPAEPEIRLKYISSCKRLRSDSRTPAFSPFVRVEKRDSFTTICTVVNSPGDAPKPHRKPSSSASSSSSSSSFSLDAAGASLATLPGGSILQPRPSLPLSSMMHLGPVVSKALSTSCLVCCLCQNPANFKDLGDLCGPYYPEHCLPKKKPKLKEKVRPEGTCEEALLPLERTLKGPECAAAATAGKPPRPDGPADPAKQGPLRTSARGLSRRLQSCYCCDGREDGGEEAAPADKGRKHECSKEAPAEPGGEAQEHWVHEACAVWTSGVYLVAGKLFGLQEAMKVAVDMMCSSCQEAGATIGCCHKGCLHTYHYPCASDAVLHPTPGAQPGSAKPKKRPERTSGGRATVEHHQGPPRLLCTGAGTALDFVYKTCVPLYIYVT, encoded by the exons ATGCAGTCTTTTCGAGAAAGGTGTGGTTTCCATGGCAAACAACAGAACTACCAGCAGACCTCGCAGGAAACATCACGCCTAGAGAATTACAGGCAGCCGAGTCAGGCCGGGCTAAGCTGCGACCGGCAGCGGCTGCTCGCCAAGGACTATTATAACCCGCAGCCTTACCCGAGCTATGAGGGTGGCGCTGGCACGCCCTCTGGCACTGCAGCCGCGGTGGCCGCCGACAAGTACCACCGAGGCAGCAAGGCCCTGCCCACACAGCAAGCCCTGCAGGGGAGACCGGCTTTCCCTGGCTACGGCGTCCAGGACAGCAGCCCCTACCCAGGCCGCTATGCTGGTGAGGAGAGCCTTCAGGCTTGGGGGGCCCCGCAGCCACCACCCCCACAGCCGCAGCCACTACCTGCAGGGGTGGCCAAGTATGATGAGAACTTGATGAAAAAGACAGCAGTGCCCCCCAGCAGGCAGTATGCAGAGCAGGGCGCCCAGGTGCCCTTTCGGACTCACTCCCTGCACGTCCAGCAGCCACCGCCGCCCCAGCAGCCCCTGGCATACCCCAAGCTCCAAAGGCAGAAGCTGCAGAACGACATTGcctcccctctgcccttcccccagGGTACCCACTTTCCTCAGCATTCCCAGtccttccccacctcctccacctaCTCCTCCTCTGTCCAGGGTGGTGGGCAGGGGGCCCACTCCTATAAGAGTTGCACGGCACCGACTGCCCAGCCCCATGACAGGCCGCTGACTGCCAGCTCCAGCCTGGCCCCGGGGCAGCGGGTCCAGAATCTTCATGCCTACCAGTCGGGCCGCCTCAGCTatgaccagcagcagcagcagcagcagcagcaagcccTTCAGAGCCGGCACCATGCCCAGGAAACCCTCCATTACCAAAACCTCGCCAAGTATCAGCACTACGGGCAGCAAGGCCAGGGCTACTGCCAGCCGGACGCAGCCGTCCGGACCCCAGAGCAGTACTACCAGACCTTcagccccagctccagccacTCACCCGCCCGCTCTGTGGGCCGCTCGCCTTCCTACAGTTCCACACCGTCGCCGCTGATGCCAAACCTGGAGAACTTTCCCTACAGCCAGCAGCCGCTCAGCACCGGGGCCTTCCCCGCAGGGATCACTGACCACAGCCACTTCATGCCCCTGCTCAATCCCTCCCCAACGGATGCCACCAGCTCTGTGGACACCCAGGCTGGCAACTGCAAGCCCCTTCAGAAGGACAAGCTCCCTGAGAACCTGCTGTCGGATCTCAGCCTGCAGAGCCTCACGGCGCTGACCTCACAGGTGGAGAACATCTCCAACACCGTCCAGCAGCTGCTGCTCTCCAAGGCTGCTGTGCCGCAAAAGAAAGGTGTCAAGAACCTCGTGTCCAGGACCCCAGAGCAGCATAAAAGCCAGCACTGCAGCCCCGAAGGGAGCGGCTACTCAGCCGAGCCCGCGGGCACACCGCTGTCAGAGCCGCTGAGCAGCACGCCACAGTCCACGCATGCGGAGCCGCAGGAGGCCGACTACCTGAGCGGCTCCGAGGACCCACTGGAGCGCAGCTTCCTCTACTGCAACCAGGCCCGTGGCAGCCCTGCCAGGGTCAACAGCAACTCGAAGGCCAAGCCCGAGTCCGTGTCCACCTGTTCTGTAACCTCTCCTGACGACATGTCCACCAAATCTGACGACTCCTTCCAGAGCCTGCACAGCAGTCTGCCGCTCGACAGCTTCTCCAAGTTCGTGGCGGGTGAGCGGGACTGTCCGCGGCTGCTGCTCAGCGCCCTGGCACAGGAGGACCTGGCCTCCGAGATCCTGGGGCTGCAAGAAGCCATCGGTGAGAAGGCCGACAAAGCTTGGGCTGAAGCACCCAGCCTGGTCAAGGACAGCAGCAAGCCACCCTTCTCGCTGGAGAACCACAGCGCCTGCCTGGACTCTGTGGCCAAGAGTGCGTGGCCCCGGCCTGGGGAGCCAGAGGCCCTGCCCGACTCCTTGCAGCTGGACAAGGGCGGCAATGCCAAGGACTTCAGCCCAGGGCTGTTTGAAGACCCTTCCGTGGCCTTCGCTACGCCTGACCCCAAAAAGACAACTGGTCCTCTCTCCTTTGGCACCAAGCCCACCCTTGGGGTTCCTGCTCCAGACCCCACTACAGCAGCTTTTGACTGTTTCCCGGACACAACCGCTGCCAGCTCAGCGGACAGTGCCAACCCCTTTGCCTGGCCAGAGGAAAACCTGGGGGATGCTTGTCCCAGGTGGGGATTGCACCCTGGCGAGCTTACCAAGGGCCTGGAGCAGGGTGGGAAGGCCTCAGATGGCATCAGCAAAGGGGACACCCATGAGGCTTCGGCCTGCCTGGGCTTCCAGGAGGAGGACCCCCCTGGGGAGAAGGTGGCCTCGTTGCCCGGAGACTTCAAGCaggaggaggtgggtggggtgAAGGAGGAGGCAGGTGGGCTGCTACAGTGCCCCGAGGTGGCCAAGGCTGACCGGTGGCTGGAGGACAGCCGGCACTGCTGTTCCACCGCCGACTTCGGGGACCTCCCACTGCTGCCACCCACCAGCAGGAAGGAGGACCTGGAAGCTGAGGAGGAGTACTCCTCCCTGTGTGAGCTCCTGGGCAGCCCCGAGCAGAGGCCCGGCATGCAGGACCCGCTGTCACCCAAGGCCCCACTCATCTGCAccaaggaggaggtggaggaggtgctgGACTCCAAGGCCGGCTGGGGCTCTCCATGCCACCTCTCAGGGGAGTCCGTCATCCTGCTGGGCCCTACAGTGGGCACCGAGTCAAAGGTCCAGAGCTGGTTTGAGTCCTCTCTGTCACACATGAAGCCAGGTGAAGAGGGGCCTGATGGGGAGCGAGCTCCAGGGGATTCCACCACCTCGGACGCCTCTCTGGCCCAGAAGCCCAACAAGCCTGCTGTGCCTGAGGCGCCCATTGCAAAGAAAGAGCCTGTGCCACGGGGCAAAAGCTTACGGAGCCGTCGGGTGCACCGGGGGCTGCCCGAGGCCGAGGACTCCCCATGCAGGGCACCAGTGCTGCCCAAAGACCTCTTGCTCCCTGAATCCTGCACAGGGCCCCCACAGGGACAGATGGAAGGGGCTGGAGCCCCAGGCCGGGGGTCCTCGGAAGGGCTCCCCAGGATGTGTACTCGTTCTCTCACGGCCCTGAGTGAGCCCCGCACGCCCGGACCCCCAGGCCTGACCACCACCCCTGCACCCCCAGACAAACTGGGGGGCAAGCAGCGAGCCGCCTTCAAGTCGGGCAAGCGGGTGGGGAAGCCCTCACCCAAGGCTGCCTCCAGCCCCAGCAACCCGGCCGCCCTGCCTGTGGCCTCCGACAGCAGCCCGATGGGCTCCAAGACCAAGGAGACAGACTCACCCAGCACGCCTGGCAAGGACCAGCGCTCCATGATCCTTCGGTCACGCACCAAAACCCAGGAGATCTTCCACTCCAAGCGGCGGAGGCCCTCTGAGGGCCGGCTCCCCAACTGCCGTGCCACCAAGAAGCTCCTCGACAACAGCCACTTGCCCGCCACATTCAAGGTCTCCAGCAGCCCCCAGAAGGAGGGCAGGGTGAGCCAGCGGGCAAGGGTCCCCAAACCTGGTGCAGGCAGCAAGCTCTCTGACCGGCCCCTCCATGCGCTCAAAAGGAAGTCGGCCTTCATGGCGCCGGTCCCCACCAAGAAGCGGAACCTGGTCTTGCGGAgccgcagcagcagcagcagcaacgcCAGTGGCAATGGGGGAGATGGGAAGGAGGAGAGGCCCGAGGGGTCCCCCACCCTCTTCAAGAGGATGTCTTCTCCCAAGAAAGCCAAGCCCACCAAGGGCAATGGCGAGCCTGCCACAAAGCTCCCACCCCCGGAGACCCCCGATGCCTGCCTCAAGCTCGCCTCTCGGGCAGCCTTCCAGGGGGCCATGAAGACCAAGGTGCTGCCACCCCGGAAGGGCCGGGGcctgaagctggaagccatcgtGCAGAAGATCACCTCGCCCAGCCTCAAGAAGTTCGCATGTAAAGCGCCAGGGGCCTCTCCTGGTAATCCTCTGAGCCCATCCCTTTCCGACAAAGACCGTGGGCTCAAGGGTGCTGGGGGCAGCCCAGTGGGGGTGGAAGAAGGCCTGGTAAATGTGGGCACCGGGCAGAAGCTCCCAACTTCTGGGGCTGATCCGTTATGCAGAAATCCAACCAACAGATCCTTAAAAGGCAAACTCATGAACAGTAAGAAACTGTCTTCTACTGACTGTTTCAAAACCGAGGCCTTCACATCCCCGGAGGCCCTGCAGCCCGGGGGGACTGCCCTGGCGCCTAAGAAGAGGAGCCGGAAAGGCCGGGCAGGGGCCCTTGGACTCTCCAAAGGCCCGCTGGAGAAGCGGCCCTATCTTGGCCCGGCTCTGCTCCTGACTCCCCGAGACAGGGCCAGTGGCACACAAGGGGCCAGCGAGGACAACTCTGGTGGAGGAGGCAAGAAGCCAAAgatggaggagctgggcctggcctCCCAGCCCCCGGAGGGCAGGCCCTGCCAGCCCCAGACAAGGGCACAGAAACAGCCAGGCCACACCAACTACAGCAGCTATTCCAAGCGGAAGCGCCTCACTCGGGGCCGGGCCAAGAACACCACCTCTTCACCCTGTAAGGGGCGTGCCAAGCGACGACGACAGCAGCAGGTGCTGCCCCTGGATCCCGCAGAGCCTGAAATCCGCCTCAAGTACATTTCCTCTTGCAAGCGGCTGAGGTCAGACAGCCGGACCCCTGCCTTTTCACCCTTTGTGCGGGTGGAGAAGCGAGACTCGTTCACCACCATATGCACTGTTGTCAACTCCCCTGGAGATGCGCCCAAGCCCCACAGGAAgccttcctcctctgcctcctcttcctcatcctcgTCCTCGTTCTCCTTGGATGCAGCCGGGGCCTCCCTGGCCACACTCCCTGGAGGCTCCATCCTGCAGCCGCGGCCCTCCTTGCCCCTCTCCTCCATGATGCACTTGGGGCCTGTGGTTTCCAAGGCCCTGAGTACCTCTTGCCTTGTTTGCTGCCTCTGCCAAAACCCGGCCAACTTCAAGGACCTTGGGGACCTCTGTGGGCCCTACTACCCTGAACACTGCCTCCCCAAAAAGAAGCCAAAACTCAAGGAGAAGGTGCGGCCAGAAGGCACCTGTGAGGAGGCCTTGCTGCCGCTTGAGAGAACACTCAAAGGTCCCGAGTGTGCAGCTGCCGCCACTGCCGGGAAGCCCCCCAGGCCTGACGGCCCAGCTGACCCGGCCAAGCAGGGCCCACTGCGCACCAGTGCCCGGGGCCTGTCCCGGAGGCTGCAGAGCTGCTACTGCTGTGATGGCCGGGAGGATGGGGGCGAGGAGGCAGCCCCAGCCGACAAGGGTCGCAAACATGAGTGCAGCAAGGAGGCTCCGGCAGAGCCCGGCGGGGAGGCCCAGGAGCACTGGGTGCACGAGGCCTGTGCCGTGTGGACCAGCGGCGTCTACCTGGTGGCCGGGAAGCTCTTTGGGCTGCAGGAGGCCATGAAGGTGGCCGTGGACATG ATGTGTTCCAGCTGCCAAGAAGCCGGGGCCACCATTGGGTGCTGCCACAAAGGATGCCTCCACACCTACCACTACCCGTGTGCCAGCGATGCAG